Proteins co-encoded in one Methanobacterium veterum genomic window:
- a CDS encoding class I SAM-dependent methyltransferase produces MSSDTGLFPSNGHRIQGRSTESFIDAHDVLSRLNFKGNEVFADIGCGDGHVSMEAYDMLDDEATIYSVDVFGPSIEDMEKEVEEKGIKNIIPIQSDVADHIAIEDNTVDICLLVNVFHHFVAMEKTDGAIEELKRIIKPEGKIAVMDYKKEDTGYGPPVRVKSSPEEMEEMFAKHGLKMVQLDTEAGEDLEHGKSHYIITFGK; encoded by the coding sequence ATGTCAAGTGATACAGGATTATTCCCATCCAACGGGCACCGTATTCAGGGAAGATCAACCGAATCTTTTATAGATGCCCACGACGTGCTTTCAAGGTTGAATTTTAAAGGAAATGAAGTTTTTGCAGATATTGGCTGTGGTGACGGCCATGTATCTATGGAAGCGTATGATATGCTGGACGATGAGGCAACCATATATTCTGTAGATGTATTTGGGCCTTCCATTGAAGATATGGAAAAAGAAGTTGAGGAGAAGGGAATAAAAAATATTATTCCAATCCAGTCTGATGTAGCAGACCACATAGCTATCGAGGATAACACTGTAGATATATGCCTTCTGGTCAATGTTTTCCACCATTTTGTGGCAATGGAAAAAACTGACGGTGCCATTGAAGAACTTAAAAGAATTATAAAGCCTGAAGGAAAAATAGCAGTTATGGACTATAAAAAAGAGGATACTGGATACGGACCTCCTGTAAGGGTCAAAAGCAGCCCAGAAGAAATGGAAGAAATGTTTGCAAAACACGGCTTAAAAATGGTTCAGCTTGATACTGAAGCAGGGGAAGACCTTGAACACGGTAAATCCCATTATATTATAACATTTGGAAAATAA
- a CDS encoding class I SAM-dependent methyltransferase → MKTDPKKMDNRSKTIFKDVYPQIADQIIRRCGIKEGICIDIGSGSGALAIAVSKVTDLNIYSLDMEEEMNQIAKKNIIDEELHHRIFPVNGDVHEMPFPDDFADLIISRGSLFFWENKEASFREIYRVLKPEGWAYIGGGFGSKTLKNKIRQSVNNRKTDHINIPKISITGLKLILNRVPIKDYHILNDNSGLWTLFKK, encoded by the coding sequence ATGAAAACTGACCCCAAAAAAATGGATAACAGATCCAAAACCATTTTTAAAGATGTTTATCCACAGATAGCAGATCAAATTATCAGGAGGTGCGGAATCAAAGAAGGAATCTGCATCGATATTGGATCTGGCTCAGGTGCACTTGCAATTGCTGTTTCTAAAGTAACTGATTTGAACATATATTCCCTTGATATGGAAGAGGAAATGAACCAGATTGCAAAGAAAAATATCATAGACGAAGAACTGCACCACAGGATATTTCCAGTTAACGGTGATGTCCACGAAATGCCCTTTCCTGATGATTTTGCCGATTTAATTATTAGCAGAGGATCACTGTTCTTTTGGGAAAATAAAGAAGCATCCTTCAGGGAAATTTACCGCGTTTTAAAGCCCGAAGGATGGGCATATATTGGGGGCGGTTTTGGAAGTAAAACGCTTAAAAATAAAATAAGGCAATCAGTAAATAACAGAAAAACAGATCATATTAATATACCTAAAATTAGCATCACAGGGCTGAAATTGATATTAAACCGAGTTCCTATTAAAGACTACCACATATTAAATGACAATTCAGGCCTGTGGACATTATTTAAAAAATAA
- a CDS encoding ABC transporter substrate-binding protein — translation MTWTVKIRDDVKFTDGVPLTAKDVAFTFNKAANGTSGMDLSMLNSATALDNTTVQFKLNDPQSTFIYKLMGLGIVPEHAYNNETYGQQPIGSGPYKLVQWDKGQQVILERNDEYYGKKPYFKKITILFMKSDAAFAAAKAGQVDIAEIPDSYANQTVNGMKSISLDSIDARGISFPMLADTGEKTDDNYTIGNNVTSDTAIRKALNIGIDRQALINGALNGQGSKEFTGVDRLPFGNKAAIFKDGNTTGASEILDAGGWKDTDNDGILEKNKTKAEFTLVYPSDDQTRQALAVSVAEQAQKLGIKINVEGKSWDEIDALAYSTPIVWGYGSIDPTDVYLRYYSVRSGSGEWSKYNNVIFYNNSEVDKNLRKAMTTFNNSSNNYWKAAAWDGTTGYSEKGNATWLWMATLKYVYIMIDDLDIGTPGLQPHGSDIFNNIYDWKRIENQTS, via the coding sequence TTGACATGGACAGTTAAAATAAGAGATGACGTTAAATTTACAGATGGAGTACCCTTAACAGCAAAAGATGTTGCATTTACATTTAATAAAGCAGCCAATGGCACTAGTGGAATGGATTTATCCATGTTAAATAGTGCTACTGCTTTAGATAATACCACAGTCCAGTTTAAATTAAATGATCCTCAGTCAACATTCATTTATAAACTTATGGGATTAGGTATCGTTCCAGAACATGCATACAACAATGAAACCTACGGCCAGCAGCCTATAGGATCTGGCCCATATAAACTTGTACAGTGGGACAAAGGACAGCAGGTGATACTTGAAAGGAACGATGAATACTATGGTAAAAAACCCTACTTCAAAAAAATAACCATTCTGTTTATGAAATCAGACGCTGCTTTTGCTGCAGCTAAGGCAGGACAGGTAGATATAGCCGAAATTCCAGATTCATACGCAAACCAAACAGTGAATGGTATGAAGAGCATATCCCTTGATTCCATCGACGCTCGAGGAATCAGTTTCCCAATGCTGGCAGATACAGGGGAAAAAACTGATGATAATTACACCATTGGAAATAATGTGACATCCGATACTGCAATCAGGAAAGCCCTGAACATTGGAATTGACAGGCAAGCCTTAATCAACGGGGCACTAAATGGACAGGGATCTAAAGAATTCACCGGTGTAGACAGGTTACCATTTGGAAATAAAGCAGCTATTTTTAAAGACGGAAATACAACAGGAGCAAGTGAAATTCTGGATGCAGGGGGCTGGAAAGATACTGATAACGACGGCATACTGGAAAAAAATAAAACAAAAGCAGAATTTACCCTTGTATACCCCTCTGATGATCAGACAAGACAGGCACTAGCTGTTTCAGTAGCTGAACAGGCCCAAAAACTGGGTATAAAAATAAATGTTGAGGGTAAAAGCTGGGATGAAATTGATGCACTTGCATACTCAACCCCAATAGTCTGGGGTTACGGATCCATAGACCCCACTGATGTGTATTTGAGGTACTACAGTGTTCGTTCAGGCAGCGGAGAGTGGAGTAAATACAATAATGTGATATTCTACAACAATTCTGAGGTAGATAAAAATTTAAGAAAAGCTATGACAACTTTTAACAACAGCAGCAATAACTACTGGAAAGCTGCTGCATGGGATGGGACAACAGGATACTCTGAAAAAGGAAACGCCACATGGTTGTGGATGGCTACCCTCAAATATGTCTACATCATGATAGATGATTTAGATATAGGGACTCCAGGACTCCAGCCCCACGGTTCAGATATCTTTAACAACATATACGACTGGAAACGAATTGAAAACCAGACCAGTTAA
- a CDS encoding FmdE family protein, producing the protein MESMEDIINNVKDPETKKDLEKIIKFHGYLSSGAYIGYQMLNIAKRELDIKDDERIFVTCETLNCVPDAFQILRTPTVGNKGVKILDYDKMAVTINRSADKGEKHMKGIRIFLDPKKTEKYPLLHDWFMNYKKVRHEEVLPILMEAGEDLYSWEMVEIEVPQKKKKNVLICKMCGESFISWDNSPVCIPCSQKKA; encoded by the coding sequence ATGGAAAGTATGGAAGATATTATAAATAATGTAAAAGACCCTGAAACCAAAAAGGATTTAGAGAAGATCATCAAATTTCACGGCTATTTAAGCTCAGGGGCATATATAGGGTACCAGATGTTGAATATAGCAAAAAGAGAGCTTGATATAAAGGACGATGAGAGAATTTTTGTTACCTGCGAAACATTGAACTGTGTTCCAGACGCATTTCAGATTTTAAGGACTCCTACCGTTGGTAACAAAGGCGTGAAAATTCTTGACTACGATAAAATGGCCGTGACCATAAATAGATCCGCAGATAAAGGCGAAAAGCATATGAAAGGCATACGGATATTTTTAGACCCTAAAAAGACTGAAAAATATCCGCTGCTGCACGACTGGTTTATGAACTATAAAAAAGTGCGCCACGAAGAAGTTTTACCCATTTTAATGGAAGCAGGCGAAGACTTATATTCATGGGAAATGGTTGAAATTGAAGTCCCGCAAAAGAAGAAAAAGAACGTTTTAATATGCAAGATGTGTGGAGAATCATTTATTTCATGGGATAACAGCCCCGTATGTATACCCTGTTCGCAAAAAAAAGCCTGA
- a CDS encoding ABC transporter ATP-binding protein → MRLKGEDISFGYKKNKLILNDVNISLKSGEVLGLIGDSGSGKSSLCKILSGYENRYHGNVSIDGNEIQPNRYNPVQLVFQHPEKAVNPKWKMNDILNEGHDVSNEILQSFGIKRAWLNRWPNELSGGELQRFALARALGPQTKFLIADEITTMVDAITQAQIWNTILDIAEEQNIGVLVVSHEKDLIKQLCQDILYLDDINNV, encoded by the coding sequence GTGCGCCTTAAAGGTGAAGATATAAGTTTTGGATATAAAAAAAATAAGCTGATTTTAAATGATGTAAATATCTCCTTAAAAAGCGGTGAAGTACTCGGACTTATTGGAGACAGTGGGAGCGGGAAATCAAGCCTGTGTAAAATATTATCCGGCTATGAAAATAGGTATCATGGAAATGTATCCATAGATGGAAACGAAATTCAACCAAACAGGTACAATCCTGTGCAGCTTGTATTTCAGCATCCTGAAAAAGCTGTAAACCCAAAATGGAAGATGAATGACATTCTTAATGAGGGACACGATGTTTCAAATGAAATTTTACAATCATTTGGCATAAAACGTGCATGGCTTAACCGGTGGCCCAATGAGCTTTCAGGAGGGGAACTTCAGAGATTTGCACTCGCAAGAGCTTTAGGGCCCCAAACTAAATTTTTAATAGCCGATGAAATAACTACAATGGTAGATGCAATTACCCAAGCCCAAATATGGAATACGATTTTAGACATAGCAGAAGAGCAAAATATTGGAGTACTGGTTGTGAGCCATGAAAAAGATTTAATTAAGCAGTTGTGCCAAGATATCCTTTATCTAGATGATATAAACAATGTTTAA
- a CDS encoding ABC transporter permease — MNTTVTMKKGLFKGLNLRQKTILIIGLTSVLLITIVISSWLLSGESLPVNFGAKNLAPSIEHPFGTDWMGRDMLTRTIEGLGLSIVIGTIASTFSSALAIILGLLSSAGKKADALVSWLVDLFLSIPHLLLIILISIGLGGGAVGIIVGVALTHWTSLTRVVRAEIKQLKTQEYIHISQNLGRSKWWVATKHIMPHLIPQILLGTILMFPHAILHEASATFLGFGLSPHEPAIGIILSESMKYLSVGYWWLAFFPGLSLLIVVLVFDLIGDNLGKLMDPKSAHE; from the coding sequence ATGAACACTACTGTAACCATGAAAAAAGGGTTATTTAAAGGGTTGAACCTGCGGCAAAAGACCATTTTAATAATAGGCCTCACCTCGGTTTTACTGATTACAATAGTAATTTCCAGCTGGTTATTAAGCGGCGAATCACTGCCAGTGAATTTTGGAGCTAAAAACCTTGCCCCTTCCATTGAACATCCATTCGGGACAGACTGGATGGGGCGGGATATGCTCACAAGGACTATAGAAGGGCTTGGACTGAGCATAGTAATTGGAACTATTGCATCCACATTTAGTTCTGCACTGGCCATAATTTTAGGGCTGCTTTCAAGCGCCGGTAAAAAAGCAGATGCCCTTGTATCATGGTTGGTGGACCTGTTTCTTTCTATTCCACACCTCCTTTTAATAATCCTTATTTCTATTGGACTTGGAGGCGGTGCAGTTGGAATTATTGTGGGAGTAGCATTAACTCACTGGACAAGCTTAACAAGGGTTGTGAGGGCAGAGATCAAGCAGCTTAAAACTCAGGAATATATCCATATCTCCCAGAATCTCGGCAGGTCCAAGTGGTGGGTAGCTACCAAACATATAATGCCGCATTTAATTCCCCAGATACTGCTAGGTACCATTTTAATGTTTCCCCACGCAATTTTACACGAAGCCTCAGCCACTTTCCTTGGTTTTGGGCTTTCACCACATGAACCTGCAATTGGAATAATCCTTTCAGAGTCCATGAAGTACCTGTCAGTGGGGTACTGGTGGCTGGCATTCTTCCCCGGATTATCGCTGCTGATTGTAGTTCTGGTATTTGACCTGATTGGAGATAATTTAGGAAAACTGATGGATCCAAAGAGTGCACACGAATAA
- a CDS encoding ABC transporter permease yields MKYEKLWSFSGNGKLWAFAGKKTLKLISLLIAVCLVSFWLVEQSPIDPVRAYIGEMSITPEHKAQLEEYWGVNMPPQEKFLNWAGNIAQGDFGTSLIYRIPVTNVIGEKFTASLILMMTSWLISGILGFILGIIAGMKKGTWIDKTIKTYCYMLAATPTFWLALVLLMVFSVYLGWFPIGLSVPIGVTSGNVTFLDWLHHLILPALTLSLIGVAQIAMFTREKLTEVLSSDYVLFAKARGEKGLNLVLRHGIRNVALPAVTLQFLGFSELFGGAVLVEQVFSYPGIGQAAVAAGLRSDVPLLLGIVLVSAVFVFCGNTIADIIYEFVDPRIKQEAEA; encoded by the coding sequence TTGAAATATGAAAAATTATGGAGCTTTTCTGGAAATGGAAAATTATGGGCCTTTGCAGGGAAAAAAACCCTGAAATTAATAAGCCTTTTAATTGCAGTTTGTCTTGTTAGCTTCTGGCTTGTTGAACAATCTCCTATAGATCCCGTAAGGGCATACATTGGAGAAATGTCAATAACTCCAGAGCATAAAGCTCAGCTTGAAGAATACTGGGGAGTTAACATGCCCCCTCAGGAAAAATTCTTAAACTGGGCAGGGAACATAGCCCAAGGAGACTTTGGAACTTCACTGATTTATAGAATTCCAGTTACGAACGTGATTGGTGAAAAATTCACGGCATCGCTGATCCTCATGATGACTTCCTGGTTAATTTCAGGAATTTTAGGTTTTATACTTGGAATAATCGCTGGAATGAAAAAGGGAACGTGGATAGATAAAACAATAAAAACTTACTGTTATATGCTTGCTGCCACTCCCACCTTCTGGCTGGCGCTGGTCCTGCTGATGGTATTTTCCGTGTATTTAGGATGGTTTCCAATAGGTCTAAGCGTGCCCATAGGTGTCACCTCCGGCAATGTGACATTTTTAGACTGGCTGCATCATTTGATCCTGCCTGCACTAACTTTAAGCTTAATTGGAGTTGCCCAGATTGCGATGTTTACACGGGAAAAACTAACAGAAGTCTTATCAAGTGACTATGTACTATTTGCAAAAGCAAGGGGTGAAAAAGGATTAAACCTGGTACTTAGACACGGAATTAGAAATGTTGCACTTCCTGCCGTTACTTTACAGTTTTTAGGGTTCAGCGAACTGTTTGGAGGGGCGGTACTGGTTGAACAGGTGTTTTCATATCCAGGAATTGGGCAGGCCGCTGTGGCTGCAGGGTTAAGATCAGATGTGCCCCTACTTTTGGGAATAGTTCTGGTCAGCGCAGTATTTGTGTTCTGCGGAAATACAATAGCAGATATTATATACGAATTCGTTGATCCAAGGATAAAACAGGAGGCAGAGGCATGA
- a CDS encoding ABC transporter substrate-binding protein, which yields MISAAALTLGSTPRAADELIVAAAGTYAEPEEGFDPLHGWGCGHMDYEPLIQSTLFKSADNGSIINDLATNYSVSSDGLTWTVNIRNDVKFTDGVPLTAKDVAFTFNTAVGSNSELDMSNLENATAVNSTTVKFKLKEPQSSFIWRLRYVGIVPEHAYQKETYGQQPIGSGPYKLVQWNKGQQAILELNENYYGKKPYFKKITLLFLDKDSSFAAAKSGKVDLAGLDNSYANQSIDGYNLVALPSSSANGVSFPMQYDTGKKSLSGEVIGNNVTADITIRKALNIGINRTALVEGVLYGKGDVEYTGVDQRSFGNPKAKVNDSNIEGAKKMLENAGWKDGDGDGIREKNGTKAEFKLYYNSEDQTRQALSMAVSEQAKQMGIKIDLIGANWDEIYAKQYSSAVLYQYSSADTFSLYMQYHSKEADSGYNNPGLYNSSVVDGYLEKALRSTDQAQATEYWKLAAYDGKTGYGPAGDATWLWLTTKDYLYMVNKTIDIGTPQNNTGKDILGNIYEWKRINENKTS from the coding sequence GTGATTTCTGCAGCTGCACTGACACTCGGTTCAACTCCCAGAGCTGCAGATGAGCTCATAGTTGCTGCAGCAGGGACATATGCAGAACCAGAAGAAGGGTTTGATCCCCTCCACGGATGGGGGTGCGGCCATATGGACTATGAGCCATTGATACAAAGTACACTCTTCAAATCAGCTGATAACGGCAGCATAATAAATGACCTTGCCACAAATTACTCAGTCAGCTCTGACGGGTTGACATGGACTGTGAATATAAGAAATGATGTTAAATTTACAGATGGAGTACCCTTAACAGCGAAAGATGTTGCATTTACATTTAACACAGCAGTTGGAAGTAATTCAGAGTTAGACATGTCCAATCTTGAAAATGCAACGGCAGTAAACAGCACAACAGTTAAATTCAAACTAAAAGAGCCGCAGTCCAGCTTTATATGGAGACTTAGGTACGTTGGAATTGTACCTGAACATGCATACCAAAAAGAAACCTACGGCCAGCAGCCTATAGGGTCTGGACCTTATAAACTGGTGCAGTGGAATAAAGGACAACAGGCAATACTGGAATTAAATGAAAATTACTATGGAAAAAAACCGTACTTCAAGAAAATAACTCTACTGTTTTTAGATAAAGATTCTTCATTTGCAGCCGCTAAATCAGGCAAAGTAGACTTAGCAGGACTTGATAACAGCTATGCAAATCAAAGTATAGATGGATACAATTTAGTTGCTCTCCCATCATCAAGTGCAAACGGGGTTTCATTCCCTATGCAGTATGACACAGGTAAGAAAAGTCTAAGTGGAGAAGTAATAGGCAACAATGTAACTGCAGATATAACCATCAGGAAAGCCCTGAACATAGGTATCAACAGAACTGCCCTTGTTGAAGGTGTACTGTATGGAAAAGGAGATGTTGAGTACACTGGAGTAGACCAGCGCAGCTTTGGAAACCCTAAAGCAAAAGTCAATGACTCAAACATAGAAGGGGCCAAAAAAATGCTGGAAAATGCAGGGTGGAAAGACGGCGACGGCGATGGAATCCGCGAAAAAAATGGTACCAAAGCAGAATTTAAGTTATACTATAATTCAGAAGACCAGACAAGACAGGCCCTCTCTATGGCCGTCAGCGAACAGGCTAAACAGATGGGGATAAAAATAGACCTTATAGGTGCAAACTGGGATGAAATTTACGCTAAACAATACAGTTCAGCCGTTTTATATCAGTACAGTAGTGCAGATACATTCAGCCTGTATATGCAGTATCACAGCAAAGAAGCAGATTCTGGATACAACAACCCCGGTCTTTACAACAGTTCTGTTGTAGACGGTTATTTGGAAAAAGCCCTCAGATCCACAGATCAGGCACAGGCCACAGAATACTGGAAATTAGCTGCATATGACGGAAAAACAGGTTACGGACCTGCAGGAGATGCAACATGGCTGTGGTTAACAACTAAGGACTACCTGTACATGGTAAATAAAACCATTGACATAGGAACACCTCAAAATAACACTGGAAAAGACATTTTAGGGAATATCTACGAATGGAAACGCATAAATGAAAATAAAACCAGTTAA
- a CDS encoding DUF364 domain-containing protein, producing MKEMKLLDDLIWAVQGEDAVAEDVRVGASWTGVKGRYGGVCKTYGIPVPHGNYTKDLGKLNEKSTLELAEYARSWNFVEASIGVAALNSMVKVKGKTGVNAIDIVLETCENKKVTMVGKFPRIPEIKALAKELWVLEMNPCLLNIKKGIINAAAAEYVIPDSDIVIVTGSTLINKTMERVLELCRMADAYTIVMGPSTTMSDVLFDYGADMLAGVEIAKPEALLNTISQSGGMINSRVCGDELVFRVMEV from the coding sequence ATGAAGGAAATGAAACTTTTAGACGATCTTATATGGGCAGTACAGGGCGAAGACGCGGTTGCAGAAGACGTGAGAGTCGGCGCATCATGGACTGGTGTTAAAGGCCGGTACGGAGGAGTATGCAAAACTTACGGGATTCCAGTACCCCACGGAAACTACACCAAGGACCTTGGAAAGCTCAATGAAAAAAGCACTTTAGAACTTGCAGAATATGCCCGTTCATGGAATTTCGTGGAAGCAAGTATTGGAGTGGCTGCATTAAATTCAATGGTAAAAGTTAAGGGTAAAACAGGAGTAAACGCCATTGATATAGTACTTGAGACATGCGAAAATAAAAAAGTCACCATGGTGGGTAAATTCCCACGCATCCCTGAAATTAAAGCACTTGCCAAAGAACTGTGGGTTTTGGAAATGAATCCATGTCTTTTAAACATTAAAAAGGGAATAATAAACGCAGCAGCAGCAGAATATGTGATTCCAGACAGCGATATAGTGATCGTAACCGGTTCCACACTTATAAATAAAACCATGGAACGCGTGCTGGAGCTGTGCAGAATGGCAGATGCTTACACCATAGTTATGGGGCCAAGCACTACTATGAGTGATGTTTTATTTGATTACGGCGCAGACATGCTTGCAGGTGTGGAAATAGCTAAGCCAGAAGCCCTGCTTAACACCATAAGTCAAAGTGGAGGGATGATAAACTCCAGAGTCTGCGGAGATGAACTTGTTTTCAGAGTCATGGAAGTTTAG
- a CDS encoding ribbon-helix-helix domain-containing protein, with the protein MERQITMKLPEDMYNDLKELSSKKDNIPLGNLIRRAIDDYLRKNRMKGNL; encoded by the coding sequence GTGGAAAGACAGATTACAATGAAACTTCCAGAAGATATGTACAACGATCTGAAAGAACTGTCCTCAAAAAAAGATAATATTCCCCTTGGAAATCTTATCAGAAGAGCTATTGATGATTATTTAAGAAAAAATAGAATGAAAGGAAATTTATAA
- a CDS encoding ABC transporter ATP-binding protein: MENKVEINIEEDFSTEIGIANKFNSETSVILNKKLLNINDEEKNKGEILLKVENISLSFIQYTSGLRQTKLNVISNLSLEARRGEITAVVGSSGSGKSLLAHAILGILPTNAALNGKIEYNGQELTQSKKEELRGKEIALVPQSINYLDPLMKISDQVIGDVEEEDKKLMKNIQRKIFRRYDLKPEVDKMFPHELSGGMARRVLVSTAVISSAKLIIADEPTPGLDEKTLDETLNYFKEMADKGCAVILITHDIEAALKISDKIAVFYAGTVLELANVEDFSGAGENLRHPYTQALWSALPQNGFHEIGGHQPMQDEIIEGCVFYERCSRRNDLCSTSTPPLKEINRGMVRCNNTAQKEENFNETPVFYDTEGDVIIKEVKGV; this comes from the coding sequence ATGGAAAATAAGGTTGAAATAAATATTGAAGAAGATTTCAGTACTGAAATTGGCATAGCTAACAAATTCAATAGTGAAACAAGTGTGATTTTAAATAAAAAATTACTGAATATAAATGATGAAGAAAAAAATAAAGGCGAAATCCTGTTAAAGGTAGAAAACATTTCACTTTCTTTTATCCAATATACTTCCGGGCTTAGACAGACAAAATTAAATGTAATTTCTAATTTAAGCCTGGAAGCGCGGCGCGGCGAAATTACTGCAGTGGTGGGATCAAGTGGATCTGGTAAAAGCCTTTTAGCACATGCTATTCTAGGAATTTTACCGACGAATGCTGCACTTAATGGCAAAATAGAATATAATGGACAAGAACTTACTCAAAGCAAAAAGGAAGAGCTTAGAGGTAAAGAGATAGCCTTAGTTCCCCAATCTATAAATTATCTGGATCCATTAATGAAGATTTCAGACCAGGTAATAGGAGATGTAGAAGAGGAAGATAAAAAATTAATGAAAAATATTCAAAGAAAAATTTTCCGCAGGTATGATTTGAAACCAGAAGTGGATAAGATGTTCCCACATGAACTATCAGGAGGTATGGCCAGAAGAGTTTTAGTTTCCACCGCAGTAATAAGCTCTGCAAAACTCATAATTGCAGATGAACCAACTCCAGGACTGGATGAAAAAACCTTAGATGAAACATTGAATTATTTCAAGGAAATGGCAGATAAGGGATGTGCAGTTATACTTATAACCCATGATATAGAGGCTGCACTTAAAATATCTGATAAAATTGCAGTGTTTTATGCAGGAACTGTTTTAGAATTAGCTAATGTTGAAGATTTCAGCGGTGCAGGTGAAAATTTAAGACATCCATATACCCAGGCACTGTGGAGTGCACTTCCCCAAAATGGGTTTCATGAAATTGGCGGCCACCAGCCAATGCAGGACGAAATCATTGAAGGGTGTGTTTTCTACGAAAGATGCTCCAGAAGGAATGATCTCTGTTCTACCAGTACTCCTCCATTAAAAGAGATCAACAGAGGCATGGTCAGGTGCAACAATACCGCCCAAAAAGAAGAAAACTTTAATGAAACTCCTGTGTTTTATGATACCGAAGGGGACGTGATTATAAAAGAAGTTAAAGGGGTGTAA
- a CDS encoding radical SAM protein: MIRKHFEGYNFVGIPETGITFRWGADFSEDPQMAPWPELADISISNYCTNRCSYCYRKSSEEGKFMSLEDYCFALQELKSEKYGSIFQVALGGGEPLLHPDFTEIIRITREKFGIIPNYTTSGKFFNPENMEATRNYCGAVAISWDPYRDLTTEELSEIGSCLKDNGILANIHYVISETTINDAVDLLNGKYDEYIKDFNSVIFLTYKPTGRAENDGNIKSAGPLKSFLDLVDNPVTGVKIGFDACFVPVLMKATGVNVDLIDSCECGFFSVYIDENLDVTPCSFCNDSSYHYNLKQFGFEEIWESKFSDYRDYIDSSCKSSCDECEKASGCRGKCPFFDDLFLCGLID, translated from the coding sequence ATGATAAGGAAACACTTTGAAGGATATAACTTCGTTGGAATTCCTGAAACTGGAATTACCTTCAGGTGGGGTGCAGACTTTTCTGAAGACCCTCAAATGGCACCCTGGCCAGAACTTGCGGACATATCAATATCCAACTACTGTACAAACAGATGCAGTTACTGTTACAGGAAAAGCAGTGAAGAAGGCAAGTTCATGTCCCTTGAAGATTACTGCTTTGCCCTTCAGGAGCTTAAAAGCGAAAAATACGGCAGTATCTTTCAAGTTGCACTTGGTGGTGGAGAACCCCTCCTCCATCCAGATTTTACAGAAATAATCAGGATAACAAGGGAAAAATTTGGAATAATACCAAATTACACCACAAGCGGCAAGTTTTTCAATCCAGAAAACATGGAAGCCACCAGGAATTACTGCGGGGCAGTGGCCATATCATGGGACCCCTACAGGGACCTGACCACTGAAGAGCTTTCAGAAATTGGGTCTTGCTTAAAAGATAACGGCATCCTTGCAAATATCCACTATGTGATCTCAGAGACCACCATAAATGACGCCGTGGACCTTTTAAATGGGAAATACGATGAATACATCAAAGATTTCAATTCAGTCATATTCCTAACCTACAAACCCACTGGACGGGCTGAAAACGACGGGAACATAAAATCTGCAGGCCCACTAAAATCGTTCCTCGATCTTGTAGATAATCCAGTTACCGGTGTGAAAATAGGTTTTGATGCCTGTTTTGTTCCAGTCCTGATGAAAGCCACCGGCGTAAATGTTGACCTGATAGACAGCTGCGAGTGCGGGTTTTTTTCGGTTTATATTGATGAAAACCTTGATGTGACTCCTTGTTCCTTCTGCAACGACAGCAGCTACCACTACAATTTGAAACAGTTCGGTTTTGAAGAGATATGGGAAAGTAAGTTTTCAGATTACAGGGATTACATAGATAGCAGCTGCAAATCAAGCTGTGATGAATGCGAAAAAGCTTCGGGGTGCAGGGGAAAGTGTCCCTTCTTTGATGACCTCTTTTTATGTGGTCTAATTGATTAA